The following coding sequences are from one Pirellulales bacterium window:
- a CDS encoding methyltransferase domain-containing protein — protein sequence MGILRDYSVFLKQFVRRYHTTGSITPSGRSLAQALCRFVEHGAPPDHGARKILEVGPGTGAVTAQLVEKLRPTDRLTLVELNEDFVRHLHGRFAHERDFQAVAERSNIVHGALEDLPSEPTYDLIVSGLPLNNFSVAEVEQILGIFERLLTPGGTLSFFEYIAIRRVKAVISSSHGRERLRGIGRALQRTLDGREIKRDWVWPNLPPAWVHHVRFEQKSGSNANGA from the coding sequence ATGGGCATTCTCCGCGATTACTCCGTCTTTCTCAAGCAATTCGTTCGGCGCTACCACACGACCGGTTCGATTACTCCCAGCGGCCGCTCGCTTGCGCAAGCGCTGTGCCGATTTGTCGAACACGGCGCACCACCGGACCATGGAGCGAGAAAAATTTTGGAAGTCGGTCCCGGCACCGGCGCGGTGACGGCGCAGTTGGTCGAAAAGCTCCGACCAACCGATCGGTTGACGCTAGTTGAACTGAACGAAGATTTTGTGCGGCATTTACACGGCCGCTTTGCGCACGAGCGCGACTTTCAGGCCGTTGCCGAGCGGTCGAACATCGTCCACGGAGCTTTGGAAGATTTGCCCAGCGAGCCAACCTATGACTTGATCGTGTCGGGGTTGCCGCTGAACAATTTTTCGGTCGCCGAAGTCGAGCAAATCTTAGGCATCTTCGAGCGATTGCTCACACCTGGCGGCACGCTGTCGTTTTTCGAATATATTGCCATCCGCCGGGTGAAGGCGGTGATTTCCAGTTCGCACGGACGGGAACGACTACGCGGCATTGGCCGGGCGTTGCAGCGCACGCTCGATGGCCGCGAGATCAAGCGCGACTGGGTTTGGCCCAATCTGCCGCCGGCCTGGGTTCATCATGTGCGGTTTGAGCAGAAGTCCGGATCGAATGCCAACGGAGCTTAG